The Narcine bancroftii isolate sNarBan1 chromosome 6, sNarBan1.hap1, whole genome shotgun sequence genome window below encodes:
- the LOC138736267 gene encoding ras-GEF domain-containing family member 1A-like isoform X1, whose translation MRAPRSDSPRNAVRMNWIHWIAGELLHEPLLQETMPQTPIFPSMLSTSCSGHVHPDMEKCGDPVYQDGSLVSGSLEVLIEHLVPTVDYYPDRTYIFTFLLSSRVFIHPQELLAKVGQICSKQLEAGSETDKARVKEFVPKIIQLLTEWTETFPHDFQDEKSMKELKEITHQIAQCDEENASVKKSIGQMTQSLIRNLSTHSQYQEAREIIKPSVADKQTILKPKSQSSLKDILSVCNDPCVLAQQLTHIEMDRLMHITPEELVHIFNQMDSMDNHKSCRSDIKKTYNLEACDNWFNRLSSLVATEICRVGKKKQRTRVVEFFIDVARECFNIGNFNSLMAIISGMNLSPVARLKKTWSKVKKAKFEVLENHMDPSSNFSHYRTALQGAVQRSQTAHSNREKVVIPVFNLFIKDIYFLNKIHANRLPNGQINFKKFWEIAKQISEFMMWKQVECPFEKDRKIKNYLLTAPVYTEEALYLASFESEGPENHMEKDSWKSLRATLLNRA comes from the exons gAAACGATGCCCCAAACGCCAATTTTCCCAAGCATGCTCAGTACCAGTTGTAGTGGCCACGTCCACCCAGACATGGAGAAGTGCGGAGACCCCGTATACCAGGACGGAAGTCTTGTCTCGGGGTCGCTCGAGGTACTGATTGAGCACTTGGTTCCCACGGTCGATTACTATCCTGAC CGGACGTACAtcttcaccttcctcctgagTTCACGTGTCTTCATTCACCCTCAAGAGTTGCTGGCAAAAGTTGGGCAAATCTGCAGCAAGCAGCTGGAAGCAGGATCGGAGACAGATAAG GCTAGGGTCAAGGAATTTGTCCCAAAAATCATCCAACTTTTGACTGAGTGGACTGAAACATTCCCACATGATTTTCAAGATGAGAAGTCGATGAAGGAACTCAAGGAGATTACTCACCAGATAGCACAGTGCGATGAG GAAAACGCAAGTGTGAAGAAAAGCATTGGCCAGATGACGCAAAGCCTGATCCGCAACCTCTCGACCCACAGCCAGTACCAGGAGGCGCGGGAAATAATCAAGCCATCAGTCGCAGACAAGCAGACCATCTTGAAACCCAAGTCTCAGTCCAGCCTGAAGGACATTTTGAGTGTGTGCAATGATCCCTGTGTCTTAGCACAGCAGCTGACCCATATTGAGATG GATCGATTAATGCACATCACCCCAGAGGAGCTGGTGCACATATTTAACCAGATGGATTCAATGGACAATCATAAG AGCTGTCGCAGTGACATCAAAAAGACGTACAACTTGGAAGCATGTGACAACTGGTTTAATCGGCTCAGTTCGCTGGTAGCGACCGAGATATGCAGA gttggaaaaaagaaACAGAGAACGCGCGTGGTTGAATTTTTCATCGATGTGGCAAGAGAATGTTTCAACATCGGAAACTTCAACTCCCTGATGGCGATTATAT CTGGAATGAACCTCAGTCCTGTGGCCAGACTGAAGAAAACATGGTCGAAGGTCAAAAAGGCAAAATTTGAAGTTTTGGAA AATCACATGGATCCTTCGAGCAATTTCTCTCACTACAGAACAGCTCTTCAGGGAGCCGTGCAGCGATCCCAGACGGCGCACAGTAACCGTGAGAAG GTTGTCATTCCAGTTTTTAATCTCTTCATCAAAGACATCTACTTTCTGAACAAGATTCATGCCAACAGGCTACCTAACGGGCAAATTAACTTTAAG AAATTCTGGGAAATTGCCAAACAGATCAGTGAGTTCATGATGTGGAAACAGGTAGAATGTCCCTTCGAGAAGGACAGGAAGATCAAAAACTATCTGCTGACGGCTCCTGTCTACACAGAAGAAG cactttACTTGGCTTCATTTGAGAGTGAGGGGCCTGAGAACCACATGGAGAAGGACAGCTGGAAGTCACTCAG GGCCACGCTGTTGAACCGGGCATGA
- the LOC138736267 gene encoding ras-GEF domain-containing family member 1A-like isoform X2 has protein sequence MRETMPQTPIFPSMLSTSCSGHVHPDMEKCGDPVYQDGSLVSGSLEVLIEHLVPTVDYYPDRTYIFTFLLSSRVFIHPQELLAKVGQICSKQLEAGSETDKARVKEFVPKIIQLLTEWTETFPHDFQDEKSMKELKEITHQIAQCDEENASVKKSIGQMTQSLIRNLSTHSQYQEAREIIKPSVADKQTILKPKSQSSLKDILSVCNDPCVLAQQLTHIEMDRLMHITPEELVHIFNQMDSMDNHKSCRSDIKKTYNLEACDNWFNRLSSLVATEICRVGKKKQRTRVVEFFIDVARECFNIGNFNSLMAIISGMNLSPVARLKKTWSKVKKAKFEVLENHMDPSSNFSHYRTALQGAVQRSQTAHSNREKVVIPVFNLFIKDIYFLNKIHANRLPNGQINFKKFWEIAKQISEFMMWKQVECPFEKDRKIKNYLLTAPVYTEEALYLASFESEGPENHMEKDSWKSLRATLLNRA, from the exons gAAACGATGCCCCAAACGCCAATTTTCCCAAGCATGCTCAGTACCAGTTGTAGTGGCCACGTCCACCCAGACATGGAGAAGTGCGGAGACCCCGTATACCAGGACGGAAGTCTTGTCTCGGGGTCGCTCGAGGTACTGATTGAGCACTTGGTTCCCACGGTCGATTACTATCCTGAC CGGACGTACAtcttcaccttcctcctgagTTCACGTGTCTTCATTCACCCTCAAGAGTTGCTGGCAAAAGTTGGGCAAATCTGCAGCAAGCAGCTGGAAGCAGGATCGGAGACAGATAAG GCTAGGGTCAAGGAATTTGTCCCAAAAATCATCCAACTTTTGACTGAGTGGACTGAAACATTCCCACATGATTTTCAAGATGAGAAGTCGATGAAGGAACTCAAGGAGATTACTCACCAGATAGCACAGTGCGATGAG GAAAACGCAAGTGTGAAGAAAAGCATTGGCCAGATGACGCAAAGCCTGATCCGCAACCTCTCGACCCACAGCCAGTACCAGGAGGCGCGGGAAATAATCAAGCCATCAGTCGCAGACAAGCAGACCATCTTGAAACCCAAGTCTCAGTCCAGCCTGAAGGACATTTTGAGTGTGTGCAATGATCCCTGTGTCTTAGCACAGCAGCTGACCCATATTGAGATG GATCGATTAATGCACATCACCCCAGAGGAGCTGGTGCACATATTTAACCAGATGGATTCAATGGACAATCATAAG AGCTGTCGCAGTGACATCAAAAAGACGTACAACTTGGAAGCATGTGACAACTGGTTTAATCGGCTCAGTTCGCTGGTAGCGACCGAGATATGCAGA gttggaaaaaagaaACAGAGAACGCGCGTGGTTGAATTTTTCATCGATGTGGCAAGAGAATGTTTCAACATCGGAAACTTCAACTCCCTGATGGCGATTATAT CTGGAATGAACCTCAGTCCTGTGGCCAGACTGAAGAAAACATGGTCGAAGGTCAAAAAGGCAAAATTTGAAGTTTTGGAA AATCACATGGATCCTTCGAGCAATTTCTCTCACTACAGAACAGCTCTTCAGGGAGCCGTGCAGCGATCCCAGACGGCGCACAGTAACCGTGAGAAG GTTGTCATTCCAGTTTTTAATCTCTTCATCAAAGACATCTACTTTCTGAACAAGATTCATGCCAACAGGCTACCTAACGGGCAAATTAACTTTAAG AAATTCTGGGAAATTGCCAAACAGATCAGTGAGTTCATGATGTGGAAACAGGTAGAATGTCCCTTCGAGAAGGACAGGAAGATCAAAAACTATCTGCTGACGGCTCCTGTCTACACAGAAGAAG cactttACTTGGCTTCATTTGAGAGTGAGGGGCCTGAGAACCACATGGAGAAGGACAGCTGGAAGTCACTCAG GGCCACGCTGTTGAACCGGGCATGA
- the LOC138736267 gene encoding ras-GEF domain-containing family member 1A-like isoform X3, whose product MPQTPIFPSMLSTSCSGHVHPDMEKCGDPVYQDGSLVSGSLEVLIEHLVPTVDYYPDRTYIFTFLLSSRVFIHPQELLAKVGQICSKQLEAGSETDKARVKEFVPKIIQLLTEWTETFPHDFQDEKSMKELKEITHQIAQCDEENASVKKSIGQMTQSLIRNLSTHSQYQEAREIIKPSVADKQTILKPKSQSSLKDILSVCNDPCVLAQQLTHIEMDRLMHITPEELVHIFNQMDSMDNHKSCRSDIKKTYNLEACDNWFNRLSSLVATEICRVGKKKQRTRVVEFFIDVARECFNIGNFNSLMAIISGMNLSPVARLKKTWSKVKKAKFEVLENHMDPSSNFSHYRTALQGAVQRSQTAHSNREKVVIPVFNLFIKDIYFLNKIHANRLPNGQINFKKFWEIAKQISEFMMWKQVECPFEKDRKIKNYLLTAPVYTEEALYLASFESEGPENHMEKDSWKSLRATLLNRA is encoded by the exons ATGCCCCAAACGCCAATTTTCCCAAGCATGCTCAGTACCAGTTGTAGTGGCCACGTCCACCCAGACATGGAGAAGTGCGGAGACCCCGTATACCAGGACGGAAGTCTTGTCTCGGGGTCGCTCGAGGTACTGATTGAGCACTTGGTTCCCACGGTCGATTACTATCCTGAC CGGACGTACAtcttcaccttcctcctgagTTCACGTGTCTTCATTCACCCTCAAGAGTTGCTGGCAAAAGTTGGGCAAATCTGCAGCAAGCAGCTGGAAGCAGGATCGGAGACAGATAAG GCTAGGGTCAAGGAATTTGTCCCAAAAATCATCCAACTTTTGACTGAGTGGACTGAAACATTCCCACATGATTTTCAAGATGAGAAGTCGATGAAGGAACTCAAGGAGATTACTCACCAGATAGCACAGTGCGATGAG GAAAACGCAAGTGTGAAGAAAAGCATTGGCCAGATGACGCAAAGCCTGATCCGCAACCTCTCGACCCACAGCCAGTACCAGGAGGCGCGGGAAATAATCAAGCCATCAGTCGCAGACAAGCAGACCATCTTGAAACCCAAGTCTCAGTCCAGCCTGAAGGACATTTTGAGTGTGTGCAATGATCCCTGTGTCTTAGCACAGCAGCTGACCCATATTGAGATG GATCGATTAATGCACATCACCCCAGAGGAGCTGGTGCACATATTTAACCAGATGGATTCAATGGACAATCATAAG AGCTGTCGCAGTGACATCAAAAAGACGTACAACTTGGAAGCATGTGACAACTGGTTTAATCGGCTCAGTTCGCTGGTAGCGACCGAGATATGCAGA gttggaaaaaagaaACAGAGAACGCGCGTGGTTGAATTTTTCATCGATGTGGCAAGAGAATGTTTCAACATCGGAAACTTCAACTCCCTGATGGCGATTATAT CTGGAATGAACCTCAGTCCTGTGGCCAGACTGAAGAAAACATGGTCGAAGGTCAAAAAGGCAAAATTTGAAGTTTTGGAA AATCACATGGATCCTTCGAGCAATTTCTCTCACTACAGAACAGCTCTTCAGGGAGCCGTGCAGCGATCCCAGACGGCGCACAGTAACCGTGAGAAG GTTGTCATTCCAGTTTTTAATCTCTTCATCAAAGACATCTACTTTCTGAACAAGATTCATGCCAACAGGCTACCTAACGGGCAAATTAACTTTAAG AAATTCTGGGAAATTGCCAAACAGATCAGTGAGTTCATGATGTGGAAACAGGTAGAATGTCCCTTCGAGAAGGACAGGAAGATCAAAAACTATCTGCTGACGGCTCCTGTCTACACAGAAGAAG cactttACTTGGCTTCATTTGAGAGTGAGGGGCCTGAGAACCACATGGAGAAGGACAGCTGGAAGTCACTCAG GGCCACGCTGTTGAACCGGGCATGA
- the LOC138736270 gene encoding basic phospholipase A2-like, translated as MDQGKQQILFLLLLLYQPRALPAGQDLLMGNSSLPHHDMGRRSVLDIAFVLWCYRSRYQFSIYNVNGYGCYCGKGGDGAPLDDFDTCCFNHDCCYEAALLISCRSTNIYLKPNYAVCEVGRAECPEGLDPCSSDLCLCDKQFAECLTIATYQDRYSSYQQRFCTEPKRKCPTEEKVDVEADTGK; from the coding sequence ATGGATCAGGGAAAGCAGCAAATTCtctttctcctcttgctgctgtacCAGCCAAGGGCACTGCCCGCTGGCCAGGACCTCTTGATGGGGAACAGCAGCCTCCCCCACCATGACATGGGCCGGAGGAGTGTGCTGGACATCGCCTTTGTATTGTGGTGCTACAGGAGCCGCTATCAGTTTTCCATCTATAATGTCAATGGCTATGGCTGTTACTGTGGCAAGGGAGGGGATGGCGCACCCCTGGATGACTTTGACACCTGCTGCTTCAACCACGACTGCTGCTACGAGGCCGCGCTCCTCATCTCCTGCCGCAGCACCAACATCTACCTGAAGCCCAACTATGCCGTGTGCGAGGTGGGCAGGGCTGAGTGCCCAGAGGGCTTGGACCCTTGCTCCAGCGACCTCTGCCTCTGTGACAAGCAGTTTGCCGAATGTCTGACAATTGCTACGTACCAGGACCGGTACTCCAGCTATCAGCAGAGGTTCTGCACAGAGCCCAAACGCAAATGCCCCACTGAGGAGAAGGTTGACGTGGAAGCGGACACAGGGAAATAA